A stretch of Thermodesulfobacteriota bacterium DNA encodes these proteins:
- a CDS encoding type II toxin-antitoxin system HicB family antitoxin — MRSYTAVVEKCPDTGLYVGYVPGFPGAHSQGETMDELAANLKEVIEMILEDGEPELEAEFVGTQNVVVA; from the coding sequence ATGAGAAGCTATACCGCAGTAGTCGAAAAGTGCCCCGATACTGGTTTGTATGTGGGATACGTACCCGGATTTCCAGGGGCACACTCACAAGGCGAGACCATGGATGAACTTGCGGCCAACCTCAAAGAAGTAATAGAGATGATTCTCGAGGACGGTGAACCGGAACTTGAGGCGGAGTTCGTAGGCACGCAAAACGTAGTGGTCGCGTAG